In Amia ocellicauda isolate fAmiCal2 chromosome 7, fAmiCal2.hap1, whole genome shotgun sequence, one genomic interval encodes:
- the igfbp6b gene encoding insulin-like growth factor-binding protein 6b, with the protein MPTLPRLPALLLTLACLRCLALSARLPPPRGCPSCREAGAARGLREPSAEGSTATLGIGEPCGVYTLSCAKGLRCVPTPGERSPLQALLQGRGICTRNLAPSKPKNRTTGPPVVKVTTGNAEENAPCRQLLNAVLLGLKPTVFQPPNDIYIPNCDTRGFYRKMQCRSSKGTQRGECWCVDELGQLLPSPDRDPATLRCERE; encoded by the exons ATGCCAACTCTCCCACGCCTGCCTGCCCTTCTGCTGACCCTGGCCTGCCTGCGCTGCCTGGCCCTGAGTGCCCGCCTGCCTCCCCCCCGGGGCTGCCCGTCCTGCAGAGAGGCAGGGGCCGCACGGGGGCTTCGGGAGCCGAGTGCGGAGGGGTCCACAGCCACGCTGGGCATCGGGGAGCCCTGTGGCGTGTACACACTGAGCTGCGCCAAGGGGCTGCGCTGCGTGCCCACCCCTGGGGAGAGGAGCCCCCTGCAAGCTCTGCTCCAGGGCCGTGGCATCTGCACCAGGAACCTGGCACCCAGCAAGCCCAAGAATCGCACCACAG GCCCACCAGTTGTTAAGGTCACCACTGGCAACGCGGAGGAAAAC gCCCCCTGCCGCCAGCTCCTCAATGCAGTGCTGCTGGGCCTGAAGCCCACCGTGTTCCAGCCCCCAAACGACATCTACATCCCCAACTGCGACACCCGTGGCTTCTACCGCAAGATGCAG TGCCGCTCTTCCAAGGGCACCCAGAGGGGTGAGTGCTGGTGTGTGGACGAGCTCGGCCAGCTGCTGCCCTCCCCTGACCGGGACCCGGCCACCCTGCGTTGCGAAAGGGAGTGA
- the pip4k2ca gene encoding phosphatidylinositol 5-phosphate 4-kinase type-2 gamma isoform X2, translating to MASAGGSSGGSGPMVILAPKTKTKKKHFVQQKVKVFRSSDPVLSVFMWGVNHSINDLSQVPVPVMLLPDDFKANTKIKVNNHLFNKENLPGHFKFKEYCPQVFRNLRERFGIEDQDYQVSLARSPPLGSGEGRGEGLLLTSYDRTLVVKQISSEDVADIHSILSQYHQHIVTCHGNTLLPQFLGMYRLGVDSEDTYILVMRNMFSHRLHVHRKYDLKGSLVSREASDKEKVKELPTYKDVDFRNNMQKVYVSEEQKEKFLEKLNRDVEFLVRLKIMDYSLLLGIHDVSRAEQEEEEEQASGEEAEPENGVSGPVVGSYGNSPEGIAGYLNAHKPLGPGEFDPYIDVYALKSAPSAPQREVYFMGLIDVLTQYDTKKKAAHAAKTVKHGAGAEISTVHPEQYAKRFRDFIANIFA from the exons ATGGCGTCGGCCGGCGGCTCCAGCGGCGGCTCTGGCCCGATGGTCATTCTGGCTCCCAAGACCAAGACCAAGAAGAAGCACTTCGTGCAGCAGAAAGTCAAGGTGTTCCGCTCCAGCGACCCGGTGCTCAGCGTCTTCATGTGGGGGGTCAACCACTCC aTCAATGACCTGAGTCAGGTGCCTGTACCGGTGATGCTGTTGCCTGACGACTTCAAAGCCAACACCAAAATCAAGGTGAACAATCACCTGTTCAACAA GGAAAATCTTCCGGGACACTTCAAGTTCAAGGAGTACTGTCCACAGGTGTTCAGGAACCTGCGGGAGAGGTTCGGCATCGAGGACCAGGACTATCAG GTGTCTTTGGCCCGCAGCCCCCCGCTGGGCTCAGGAGAGGGTcggggggaggggttactgctGACCTCATATGACCGCACCCTGGTGGTCAAGCAGATCTCCAGCGAGGACGTCGCCGACATCCACAGCATCCTGTCCCAGTACCACCAG CACATTGTGACGTGCCACGGCAACACGCTGCTGCCACAGTTCCTGGGGATGTACCGGCTGGGTGTGGACAGTGAGGACACCTACATCTTGGTCATGAGGAACATGTTCAGCCATCGGCTCCATGTGCACAGGAAGTACGACCTCaag GGCTCACTGGTGTCCAGAGAAGCAAGTGACAAAGAGAAG GTGAAGGAGCTGCCCACCTACAAGGATGTGGACTTCAGGAACAACATGCAGAAGGTGTACGTCAGTGAGGAGCAGAAGGAGAAGTTCCTGGAGAAACTCAACCGTGACGTGGAG TTCCTGGTGCGCTTGAAGATCATGGACTACAGCCTGCTGCTGGGGATCCACGATGTGTCCCGGGccgagcaggaggaggaggaggaacaggcGAGCGGGGAGGAGGCAGAGCCTGAGAACGGGGTCTCCGGCCCGGTCGTGGGTTCCTACGGCAACTCCCCCGAGGGTATCGCTGGGTACCTAAATGCACACAAGCCCCTGGGACCGGGCGAGTTCGACCCTTACATCGATGTGTACGCCCTGAAGAGCGCACCCA GCGCCCCCCAGAGGGAGGTGTACTTCATGGGGCTGATCGATGTGCTGACGCAGTACGACACCAAGAAAAAAGCTGCCCACGCCGCCAAGACTGTGAAACATGGG GCTGGGGCAGAGATCTCCACAGTCCACCCCGAGCAGTATGCCAAGCGCTTCCGAGACTTTATCGCCAACATCTTTGCATAG
- the pip4k2ca gene encoding phosphatidylinositol 5-phosphate 4-kinase type-2 gamma isoform X1 — MASAGGSSGGSGPMVILAPKTKTKKKHFVQQKVKVFRSSDPVLSVFMWGVNHSINDLSQVPVPVMLLPDDFKANTKIKVNNHLFNKENLPGHFKFKEYCPQVFRNLRERFGIEDQDYQVSLARSPPLGSGEGRGEGLLLTSYDRTLVVKQISSEDVADIHSILSQYHQHIVTCHGNTLLPQFLGMYRLGVDSEDTYILVMRNMFSHRLHVHRKYDLKGSLVSREASDKEKVRWTATGLLHYSSLSLISLSYLFLSLFLLLPGTAVCQVKELPTYKDVDFRNNMQKVYVSEEQKEKFLEKLNRDVEFLVRLKIMDYSLLLGIHDVSRAEQEEEEEQASGEEAEPENGVSGPVVGSYGNSPEGIAGYLNAHKPLGPGEFDPYIDVYALKSAPSAPQREVYFMGLIDVLTQYDTKKKAAHAAKTVKHGAGAEISTVHPEQYAKRFRDFIANIFA, encoded by the exons ATGGCGTCGGCCGGCGGCTCCAGCGGCGGCTCTGGCCCGATGGTCATTCTGGCTCCCAAGACCAAGACCAAGAAGAAGCACTTCGTGCAGCAGAAAGTCAAGGTGTTCCGCTCCAGCGACCCGGTGCTCAGCGTCTTCATGTGGGGGGTCAACCACTCC aTCAATGACCTGAGTCAGGTGCCTGTACCGGTGATGCTGTTGCCTGACGACTTCAAAGCCAACACCAAAATCAAGGTGAACAATCACCTGTTCAACAA GGAAAATCTTCCGGGACACTTCAAGTTCAAGGAGTACTGTCCACAGGTGTTCAGGAACCTGCGGGAGAGGTTCGGCATCGAGGACCAGGACTATCAG GTGTCTTTGGCCCGCAGCCCCCCGCTGGGCTCAGGAGAGGGTcggggggaggggttactgctGACCTCATATGACCGCACCCTGGTGGTCAAGCAGATCTCCAGCGAGGACGTCGCCGACATCCACAGCATCCTGTCCCAGTACCACCAG CACATTGTGACGTGCCACGGCAACACGCTGCTGCCACAGTTCCTGGGGATGTACCGGCTGGGTGTGGACAGTGAGGACACCTACATCTTGGTCATGAGGAACATGTTCAGCCATCGGCTCCATGTGCACAGGAAGTACGACCTCaag GGCTCACTGGTGTCCAGAGAAGCAAGTGACAAAGAGAAGGTAAGATGGACAGCCACTGGATTGCTCCATtactcttccctctctctcatatCTCTCTcatatctctttctctctctcttcctcctcctccctggcACTGCTGTCTGTCAGGTGAAGGAGCTGCCCACCTACAAGGATGTGGACTTCAGGAACAACATGCAGAAGGTGTACGTCAGTGAGGAGCAGAAGGAGAAGTTCCTGGAGAAACTCAACCGTGACGTGGAG TTCCTGGTGCGCTTGAAGATCATGGACTACAGCCTGCTGCTGGGGATCCACGATGTGTCCCGGGccgagcaggaggaggaggaggaacaggcGAGCGGGGAGGAGGCAGAGCCTGAGAACGGGGTCTCCGGCCCGGTCGTGGGTTCCTACGGCAACTCCCCCGAGGGTATCGCTGGGTACCTAAATGCACACAAGCCCCTGGGACCGGGCGAGTTCGACCCTTACATCGATGTGTACGCCCTGAAGAGCGCACCCA GCGCCCCCCAGAGGGAGGTGTACTTCATGGGGCTGATCGATGTGCTGACGCAGTACGACACCAAGAAAAAAGCTGCCCACGCCGCCAAGACTGTGAAACATGGG GCTGGGGCAGAGATCTCCACAGTCCACCCCGAGCAGTATGCCAAGCGCTTCCGAGACTTTATCGCCAACATCTTTGCATAG
- the ackr5 gene encoding G-protein coupled receptor 182: MHAHNASEANHLDTNFSMPWFVYECTLELDVQYRRITLFLLYLLVFVAGLAENGLVVWVNWRRRHSRSAVTFCVLNVCLADLVMVLVLPFYMLEVALHNVWLWGRALCKISHLLYMANFYGGTFFLAYMAVERYLALVQPPPSWGPQEKRRRALVCGGLWALALFLTVLENVHVDLLEWDEPGCYMIPEHSYTEWYTTLTMLSIVFQFLLPGAVIITFNVLLARAVRSAPGVEGRRDTWVVHLYSLVFVLCYLPYHLIMVLLMVDELLPLAFSCNMMEFLYFSYSIMQCLSLFHCIANPILYNFLSPAFRTHLVNALLSHLSRTPAPTNQLNANTNAKSASPPVQEGREIQDSDTSHSDIVT; the protein is encoded by the coding sequence ATGCACGCCCACAATGCGTCAGAGGCCAACCACTTGGACACTAACTTCTCCATGCCCTGGTTCGTGTACGAATGCACACTGGAGCTGGATGTGCAGTATCGGCGGATCACGCTGTTCCTGCTCTACCTGCTAGTGTTTGTGGCTGGGCTGGCGGAGAACGGGCTGGTGGTGTGGGTCAACTGGCGCCGGCGCCACTCTCGAAGCGCAGTCACCTTCTGCGTGCTCAACGTGTGCCTGGCAGACCTGGTCATGGTGCTGGTGCTGCCCTTCTACATGCTGGAGGTGGCGCTGCACAACGTGTGGCTGTGGGGCCGGGCCCTGTGCAAGATCAGCCACCTGCTGTACATGGCCAACTTCTACGGCGGCACCTTCTTCCTCGCCTACATGGCGGTGGAGCGCTACCTGGCCCTGGTGCAGCCCCCACCCAGCTGGGGCCCACAGGAGAAGCGACGGCGGGCGCTGGTGTGTGGAGGGCTGTGGGCCCTGGCCCTGTTCCTCACTGTCCTTGAGAACGTGCACGTGGACCTGCTAGAGTGGGATGAGCCCGGCTGCTATATGATCCCTGAACACAGCTACACGGAGTGGTACACCACCCTCACCATGCTGTCCATAGTCTTCCAGTTCCTGCTGCCAGGCGCGGTCATCATCACTTTCAACGTGCTCCTGGCCCGCGCTGTGCGCTCAGCCCCTGGGGTGGAGGGCCGGCGCGACACTTGGGTGGTGCACCTGTACTCCCTGGTGTTCGTGCTGTGCTACCTGCCCTATCACCTGATCATGGTCCTGCTGATGGTGGATGAACTTTTACCCCTGGCCTTCAGCTGCAACATGATGGAGTTCCTGTACTTCTCTTACAGCATCATGCAGTGCCTGTCACTCTTCCACTGCATTGCCAATCCCATCCTCTACAACTTTCTGAGCCCTGCCTTCCGCACGCATCTCGTCAATGCTCTGCTGAGCCACCTCTCCCGCACCCCTGCCCCCACCAACCAACTCAACGCCAACACCAATGCCAAATCTGCCAGCCCCCCTGTccaggaagggagagagatcCAGGATTCGGACACCAGCCACTCGGACATTGTGACGTAA